A part of Candida albicans SC5314 chromosome 2, complete sequence genomic DNA contains:
- a CDS encoding putative metalloprotease (Putative metalloprotease of the mitochondrial inner membrane; expression downregulated in an ssr1 null mutant) produces the protein MSTAAPQENSPELKLSPSSKLNGFEWWRRTLSYQTGLGLNAEEKAQYEFDYNNRNLAEKCQQCNEYRNWMLEYSPSVLFMMDHIKKLTKDKEPILTKENITCDVCDFTKGGGFHPDEGILLCANWIRNKWQLEDILTHELVHVYDYLKFNLDMNNLRHHACTEIRASMLSGECRIWQEIKKTGLGNFGKKFQDCIKRRAVLSVSSNPICKSPEEAEKVVSTVWNSCFNDTRPFERVYR, from the coding sequence ATGTCGACTGCTGCCCCACAAGAAAATTCTCCTGAATTGAAGTTATCGCCGAGTTCCAAACTTAATGGATTCGAATGGTGGAGAAGAACACTTCTGTACCAAACTGGGTTAGGATTAAATGCTGAAGAAAAAGCACAGTATGAATTTGATTACAATAATAGAAATCTTGCAGAGAAATGCCAGCAATGCAATGAGTATCGTAATTGGATGTTAGAATATTCTCCATCTGTTTTGTTTATGATGGATCatatcaagaaattgactAAAGATAAAGAACCAATACTAACCAAAGAGAACATTACTTGTGATGTGTGTGATTTCACAAAAGGTGGTGGATTTCATCCTGATGAAGGAATATTATTATGTGCCAACTGGATAAGAAATAAGTGGCAATTGGAAGATATCCTAACACATGAGCTAGTTCATGTTTATGATTACTTGAAGTTTAATCTCGATATGAACAACTTGAGACACCATGCATGTACAGAAATCAGAGCTTCTATGCTTAGTGGTGAGTGTAGAATCTGGcaagaaatcaagaaaacAGGATTGGGGAATTTTGGGAAAAAATTCCAGGATTGTATCAAGAGACGTGCTGTTTTATCTGTCTCTAGTAATCCGATTTGTAAATCACCTGAAGAGGCAGAAAAAGTGGTCAGTACAGTTTGGAATTCATGTTTTAATGACACAAGACCTTTCGAAAGAGTCTATAGATAG
- the SPE3 gene encoding spermidine synthase (Putative spermidine synthase; predicted role in pantothenate and spermidine biosynthesis; Spider biofilm repressed), translating into MAQELTHPAIKDGWFAEISDTMWPGQAMSLKVEKVLHVEKSKYQDVLVFKSTTYGNVLVLDNCIQVTERDEFSYQEMITHLALNSHPNPKKALVIGGGDGGVLREILKHESIEEAWLCDIDETVIEVSKKYLPNMAKSYDDPRTRVHIGDGFKFLEEYKNQFDVIITDSSDPEGPAESLFQKPYFQLLKDALTEKGVITTQAENMWIHMDIISKLKKDCNEIFPVAEYAYTMIPTYPSGSIGFMVCSKDPNANVSKPIRFDWSDEFVAKNLKYYNKKIHEAAFVLPTWADQVLNKKD; encoded by the coding sequence ATGGCTCAAGAATTAACTCATCCTGCAATCAAAGATGGTTGGTTTGCTGAAATCTCCGATACCATGTGGCCAGGTCAAGCCATGTCtttaaaagttgaaaaGGTTCTTCACGTtgaaaaatccaaataCCAAGatgttttggttttcaaATCTACCACTTATGGTAATGTTTTAGTTTTGGATAATTGTATTCAAGTCACTGAACGTGATGAATTCTCTTATCAAGAAATGATTACTCATTTGGCCTTGAACTCTCACCCAAACCCAAAGAAAGCTCTTGtcattggtggtggtgatggtggtgtTTTAAGAGAAATCTTGAAACAcgaatcaattgaagaagctTGGCTTTGTGACATTGATGAAACTGTCATTGAAGTTTCCAAAAAATACTTGCCAAACATGGCTAAATCTTACGATGATCCAAGAACTAGAGTTCATATTGGTGatggtttcaaattcttggaagaatacaaaaatcaattcgATGTTATTATCACCGATTCTTCTGATCCAGAAGGTCCAGCTGAATCACTTTTCCAAAAACCATATTTccaattattgaaagatgCTTTAACTGAAAAAGGTGTTATCACTACTCAAGCAGAAAACATGTGGATTCATATGGATATCATTTCtaaattgaagaaagatTGTAACGAAATCTTCCCAGTTGCTGAATACGCTTACACTATGATCCCAACTTATCCATCTGGTTCAATTGGGTTCATGGTTTGTTCTAAAGATCCAAATGCTAATGTATCAAAACCAATCAGATTTGATTGGAGTGATGAATTTGTGGCCAAGAACTTGAAGTACTACAACAAAAAGATCCATGAAGCTGCATTTGTTTTACCAACCTGGGCCGATCAAgttttgaacaaaaagGACTAA